One genomic segment of Pseudomonas sp. p1(2021b) includes these proteins:
- a CDS encoding response regulator, producing MQLLVVEDDDIVRMLIVEVLGDLGYTAIEADSAAAALAVLEDRSRDLALLMTDVGLPDMRGEDLAAKARELRPTLPVLFASGYAETLDVPEGMHMIGKPFGIDQLRDKVVGILGAP from the coding sequence ATGCAGCTACTGGTAGTCGAAGACGACGACATCGTACGCATGCTGATAGTCGAAGTGCTCGGCGACTTGGGCTATACCGCGATCGAGGCCGACAGTGCCGCTGCCGCCTTGGCAGTGCTCGAGGATCGGAGCCGGGACCTGGCATTGCTGATGACCGACGTGGGCCTGCCGGACATGCGCGGCGAGGACCTGGCTGCCAAGGCCCGTGAACTGCGTCCAACGCTGCCGGTGCTGTTTGCCAGCGGTTATGCCGAAACGCTGGATGTGCCAGAGGGGATGCACATGATCGGCAAGCCGTTCGGGATCGACCAGCTGCGGGACAAGGTCGTGGGGATACTCGGAGCGCCCTGA
- a CDS encoding DUF1624 domain-containing protein, with protein MTSACATPTQLTQRLQSIDALRGLVILFMLLDHVRETFFLHRQVSDPMSIDATEPTLFISRTLAHLCAPVFVLLTGLSAWLYGEKHQGRGDVSAFLFKRGLFLVALEFTLVNFAWTFQLPPTVIYLQVIWAIGVSMIALSLLVWLPRPALLAVGITLVAGHNLLDGLHFEPGSVLHVPWAILHDRGWLEVNEHLRLRTSYPVLPWIGVIVLGYALGPWFARGSDAGARQHRLLLLGIGVLLGFFALRLFNGYGEAPWSGYPTATQTLMSFFNITKYPPSLLFLALTLGLGLLLLRAFERAGQARWIGVLAVFGAAPMFFYLLHLYVLKLLYLASAALWGLNQGDYFGFDGIGAVWLGALLLALGLFLPVRAFARLKARRRDIAWLKYF; from the coding sequence ATGACAAGCGCCTGCGCCACCCCCACCCAACTCACCCAGCGCCTGCAGAGCATCGATGCCCTGCGCGGCCTGGTGATCCTGTTCATGCTCCTGGACCACGTCCGTGAAACCTTCTTCCTGCATCGCCAGGTCAGCGACCCGATGAGCATCGATGCCACCGAACCCACCCTGTTCATCAGCCGTACCCTGGCCCACCTGTGTGCACCGGTCTTCGTTCTGCTGACCGGCCTCTCGGCGTGGCTCTATGGCGAAAAGCACCAGGGCCGCGGCGATGTATCGGCCTTCCTGTTCAAGCGCGGCCTGTTCCTGGTGGCGCTGGAATTTACCCTTGTGAACTTCGCCTGGACCTTCCAGCTGCCGCCAACCGTGATCTACCTGCAGGTGATCTGGGCCATCGGTGTCAGCATGATCGCCCTGTCGCTGCTGGTCTGGCTCCCCCGCCCGGCGCTGCTGGCTGTCGGTATCACCCTTGTCGCCGGGCACAACCTGCTCGATGGGTTGCACTTCGAACCCGGTTCGGTCCTGCATGTTCCTTGGGCGATCCTGCATGACCGAGGCTGGCTGGAGGTCAACGAACATCTGCGCCTGCGCACCTCCTATCCGGTATTGCCATGGATCGGCGTGATCGTGCTGGGCTATGCCCTGGGCCCCTGGTTCGCCCGGGGCAGCGATGCCGGGGCCCGCCAGCATCGCCTGCTGCTGCTCGGTATCGGCGTGCTGCTGGGGTTCTTCGCCCTGCGCCTGTTCAACGGCTATGGCGAGGCCCCATGGAGCGGCTACCCGACCGCGACCCAGACCCTGATGAGCTTCTTCAACATCACCAAGTACCCACCGTCGCTGTTGTTCCTGGCCCTGACCCTGGGCCTGGGCCTGCTGTTGCTGCGAGCCTTCGAACGGGCCGGGCAGGCACGCTGGATCGGGGTGCTGGCAGTGTTCGGTGCAGCGCCCATGTTCTTCTACCTGTTGCACCTTTACGTGCTGAAGCTGTTGTACCTGGCCAGCGCCGCGCTATGGGGCCTGAACCAGGGGGACTATTTCGGCTTCGATGGCATCGGGGCGGTCTGGCTTGGTGCGCTCCTGCTCGCCCTCGGGCTGTTCCTGCCGGTGCGTGCATTCGCCCGGCTCAAGGCCCGCCGCCGCGACATCGCCTGGCTCAAGTACTTCTAA
- a CDS encoding OprD family porin yields MHACINSGPRQSLRVALLLPLLGASPVALSESAQARSDGFIEDSTWSLLNRTVFDQRDYRHGGRNGAARNAYKLRSERSGKAEEWAYGLMGTFQSGFTQGVLGVGVDAHAYLGVQLDSGGGRAGKARLLALDNDGHPKGNYSRGGAALKLRLADTVLSYGEQRVKTPVFSSSDSRLLPETATGLFFTSSEIDTLKLVAGHFNENTDRNASSHDQGFAVNYSNARQGDSFDLAGMVWTPNSAVNASLYTSRYADTWRQHYLGSTLSHALDEHRSLSLELNLYRTTDTGKALSGRIDNTTWNLLSRYTHGPHTFSLGWQQVDGDTPFDYVTRGAIYLGNAVPLSDFNAPNEKSWQARYDLNMAAFGIPGLNLAALYVRGFDIDGSHIDPAGGYAYLGYGKGGRHWERDLEARYVVQDGAAKGMTFSVRYNVHRGNTAQAELDADQIRLAVEYPLGGGR; encoded by the coding sequence ATGCATGCCTGCATCAATTCCGGGCCTCGGCAGTCGCTGCGCGTCGCCCTGCTGCTGCCGCTGCTCGGCGCCTCGCCCGTGGCCTTGTCGGAATCGGCCCAGGCGCGGTCCGACGGCTTTATCGAAGACAGCACCTGGAGCCTGCTCAACCGCACTGTGTTCGACCAGCGCGACTATCGTCATGGCGGCCGTAACGGTGCCGCCCGCAATGCCTACAAGCTACGCAGCGAGCGCAGCGGCAAAGCCGAGGAATGGGCCTATGGCCTGATGGGGACCTTCCAGTCCGGGTTCACCCAAGGGGTGCTGGGCGTCGGTGTCGATGCCCACGCCTACCTCGGCGTACAACTGGACAGCGGTGGCGGCCGTGCCGGCAAGGCGCGCCTGCTGGCCCTGGACAACGACGGCCACCCCAAGGGCAACTACAGCCGTGGCGGCGCGGCGCTCAAGCTGCGGCTGGCCGACACCGTGCTGTCCTACGGTGAGCAACGGGTGAAGACACCGGTGTTCAGTTCCTCCGATAGCCGCCTGCTGCCCGAGACTGCCACGGGCCTGTTCTTCACCAGCAGCGAGATCGACACGCTCAAGCTGGTGGCCGGCCATTTCAACGAAAACACCGACCGCAATGCCTCGAGCCATGACCAGGGTTTCGCGGTGAACTACTCGAACGCACGCCAGGGCGACAGCTTCGACCTGGCAGGCATGGTGTGGACCCCGAACAGCGCCGTTAACGCCAGCCTCTATACCTCGCGTTACGCGGATACCTGGCGCCAACATTACCTGGGCAGTACCCTCAGCCATGCCTTGGATGAACACCGCAGCCTGAGCCTGGAACTGAACCTGTACCGCACCACCGATACCGGCAAGGCCTTGTCCGGGCGTATCGACAACACCACCTGGAACCTGCTCTCACGCTATACCCACGGCCCGCACACGTTCAGCCTCGGCTGGCAGCAGGTCGATGGCGATACACCGTTCGACTATGTCACCCGCGGCGCGATCTATCTGGGCAATGCCGTGCCGCTGTCCGATTTCAACGCACCCAACGAGAAGTCCTGGCAAGCGCGCTATGACCTGAACATGGCCGCCTTCGGCATCCCCGGCCTGAACCTGGCGGCCTTGTATGTGCGCGGGTTCGATATCGATGGCAGCCACATCGACCCGGCCGGCGGCTACGCCTACCTGGGCTACGGCAAGGGCGGCAGGCATTGGGAGCGAGACCTGGAAGCGCGGTACGTGGTGCAGGACGGCGCAGCCAAAGGCATGACATTCTCGGTACGGTACAACGTCCACCGTGGCAATACTGCCCAGGCGGAGCTGGATGCCGACCAGATACGCCTGGCCGTGGAATACCCGTTGGGTGGCGGGCGTTGA
- a CDS encoding sensor domain-containing diguanylate cyclase, protein MPHAKKGLRLDLRTLILVLSALTATVMLLTSYFASYRVQRQLLIDHALEANRVYAAKLAAITETFVGNALQQLAFSATVQARQLGDAQLTQAETDRVLRQSHAFNSVYLVDAQGVLRAISPAPLRKVLGTRLHTPGAVQALQARKTLISTPFLSTANNLVVMLSQPIFSADGQYLGYVGGSLYLREHNILNSLLDKHFYTNGAYLYVVDRNRRLLYHPDTQRVGTVVSGNALVDRLATLGNGTQQVTNTHGVEMLAGFATVPSTGWGIVAQQPLAQTVMPLRRLILDVIGISVPLALVGSLVLWWLALAITRPLRQLAAAARTLDRAGTAERLHRVRAWYFEAAELKRALLFGLNLLQERIGRLNRDAQTDPLTGLGNRRRLELSLALLEAEARGFCVVALDIDHFKQINDGHGHDVGDQVLKRLAELMRRCCREGDVLCRTGGEEFLILLPKASLEVATAVAERLRKGVQDTPIEPVGAITLSLGVARWDAQGDETPADVLNRADQVLYTAKQAGRNRVVAEHAR, encoded by the coding sequence TTGCCACACGCCAAGAAAGGCCTGCGCCTGGATCTGCGCACGTTGATCCTCGTGCTGTCGGCGCTCACCGCCACGGTGATGCTGTTGACCAGCTATTTCGCCAGCTATCGTGTGCAGCGCCAGTTGCTGATCGATCATGCGCTGGAGGCCAACCGGGTGTATGCCGCCAAGCTTGCAGCCATCACCGAGACGTTCGTTGGCAATGCCCTGCAGCAGCTGGCTTTCAGTGCTACGGTCCAGGCCCGGCAACTGGGCGATGCGCAGCTGACCCAAGCCGAAACCGACCGTGTGCTGCGCCAGAGCCATGCCTTCAACTCGGTGTACCTGGTCGACGCCCAAGGCGTGCTCCGAGCCATTTCGCCTGCGCCCCTGCGCAAGGTGCTGGGCACCCGCCTGCACACCCCGGGCGCGGTCCAGGCACTGCAAGCGCGCAAAACACTGATTTCGACGCCGTTCCTGTCCACCGCCAACAACCTGGTGGTGATGCTGTCGCAGCCGATCTTCAGCGCCGACGGCCAGTACCTGGGCTACGTGGGTGGCAGCTTGTACCTGCGCGAGCACAACATCCTCAACAGCCTGCTCGACAAGCACTTCTACACGAACGGCGCCTATCTCTACGTGGTCGACCGTAACCGCCGCCTGCTCTATCACCCCGACACCCAGCGGGTGGGCACGGTGGTCAGCGGCAACGCCCTGGTCGATCGGCTCGCCACCCTGGGCAACGGCACGCAGCAAGTGACCAATACCCATGGCGTGGAGATGCTTGCAGGCTTCGCCACGGTGCCCAGCACCGGCTGGGGCATCGTCGCCCAGCAGCCGCTGGCCCAGACCGTGATGCCGCTGCGCCGCCTGATCCTCGATGTGATCGGTATCTCCGTGCCCTTGGCCCTGGTCGGGTCCCTGGTGCTCTGGTGGCTGGCCCTGGCCATCACCCGCCCACTGCGGCAACTGGCGGCCGCCGCGCGCACCCTGGACAGAGCCGGCACGGCAGAACGCCTGCACCGGGTCCGAGCCTGGTACTTCGAAGCCGCCGAACTCAAGCGAGCGCTGCTGTTCGGCCTGAACCTGCTGCAGGAACGCATCGGCCGGCTCAACCGCGACGCCCAGACCGACCCGCTCACAGGGCTGGGCAACCGCCGGCGCCTGGAGCTCAGCCTGGCGCTGCTGGAGGCCGAGGCGCGCGGCTTTTGCGTGGTCGCCCTGGATATCGACCACTTCAAGCAGATCAACGATGGCCACGGTCATGACGTCGGCGACCAGGTACTCAAGCGCCTGGCCGAGCTGATGCGCCGCTGCTGCCGTGAAGGCGACGTGCTGTGCCGGACCGGGGGTGAAGAATTCCTCATCCTGTTGCCCAAGGCCAGCCTGGAAGTGGCGACGGCCGTGGCCGAGCGCCTGCGCAAGGGGGTGCAGGACACGCCGATCGAGCCGGTGGGTGCCATTACCCTCTCGCTTGGGGTCGCCCGCTGGGACGCGCAAGGGGACGAAACCCCGGCCGATGTGCTCAACCGTGCCGACCAGGTGCTGTATACGGCCAAGCAGGCCGGGCGCAACCGGGTGGTTGCCGAGCACGCCCGCTGA
- a CDS encoding DUF2946 family protein: MNTSRQTRSLTAWALYASVLFSLLLCGLHHGQMSGLRLAGLEGGFCSLSSDHGPAIDLGDSSNDQHMAQLDCPVCSSFALAVPLASHGWALFRARGNTPSPIAARSWAQPPPRYLRPALNPRASPIAFPAAATFA; the protein is encoded by the coding sequence ATGAACACCTCCCGCCAGACACGTTCGCTGACTGCCTGGGCGCTCTATGCCAGCGTCCTGTTCAGCCTATTGTTGTGCGGCTTGCATCATGGCCAGATGAGCGGCCTGCGCCTGGCCGGGCTGGAGGGCGGTTTCTGTTCGCTTTCCAGCGACCACGGCCCGGCCATCGACCTGGGCGACAGCAGCAACGACCAGCACATGGCCCAGCTCGATTGCCCGGTGTGCTCATCCTTCGCCCTGGCCGTACCGCTGGCCAGCCACGGCTGGGCGCTCTTCCGGGCCCGGGGCAACACGCCCTCACCCATCGCCGCACGCAGTTGGGCGCAGCCGCCGCCACGCTACCTGCGCCCCGCCCTCAACCCCCGCGCCTCTCCCATCGCCTTCCCCGCAGCAGCGACCTTCGCCTGA
- a CDS encoding TonB-dependent receptor: protein MIRKTSLVLLMGTCSYAWAGTAPIELTATTVDGERQAPTGVQLDEPIRTGSRLGLTARETPASVSVSDRRVIEERGAKDTQDVINAMTGVNASANPGYGGYVAYRGFTQNQVTQLYNGINLGYSSATRPVDAWAIDRVELLGGPSSFLHGAGAVGGSINYITKLASRDEQIVDARVRYGSYDDSEVAFGINQALAGNPAEARHFARLDFSRGHGNGYVDRNERWTDSLAFSLLSDLSPTLTHTLALEYQEDKEDSPYWGAPILPGRSTMKIDRHRRFENYNVADGRYEQRVRWLRSILDYQVSDSTRVQNTLYHYNAQRDYRNLERYAYNDAGNVVRSGPYLQRHEQRVLGDRIELRHDHALFGLASQWALGLDYSRMRQTLYPTSGNWSDVVDPDHFDPGSFEDIPGVNNGLSKQRHHEVTNRALFTENRLQLTERLALLTGLRYDYLDMQVHNYGPVSATSPAYFERRWEPLSGRVGLTYALTPSASIYLQYSTAADLPAGALASATYSNVGLFDLSKGEQWEAGSKFDFLDGRGAATLAVYQIVRKDFAVRDANDPNVTVQAGQQTSRGIEVSGRLQVTPRLLAEANYAYVDAKYDDFNEAVGGESVSRKGNTPVNVPANVANLWLTYALTPAWAAGMDVRYVDSVYADNANTLQAPAYTLFGVFTRYRLDEHTAITARVRNLTDELYAKQAYGTQYYMGAPRTFEVAMDLRF from the coding sequence ATGATTCGCAAGACCTCCCTGGTGCTCCTGATGGGCACCTGCAGCTACGCCTGGGCGGGTACCGCCCCTATCGAACTGACCGCCACCACCGTCGATGGCGAACGCCAGGCGCCCACCGGCGTTCAGCTGGACGAGCCGATTCGCACCGGTTCCCGGCTCGGCTTGACCGCCCGAGAAACCCCGGCCTCGGTGAGCGTTTCGGACCGCCGTGTGATCGAGGAGCGCGGCGCCAAGGACACCCAGGATGTGATCAACGCCATGACCGGCGTCAATGCCTCGGCCAATCCCGGCTATGGCGGCTACGTGGCCTACCGCGGCTTTACCCAGAATCAGGTCACCCAGCTCTACAACGGCATCAACCTGGGCTACAGCAGCGCTACCCGCCCTGTGGACGCCTGGGCCATCGACCGGGTCGAGCTGCTTGGCGGGCCCTCGTCGTTCCTGCATGGCGCCGGTGCCGTGGGCGGGTCGATCAACTACATTACCAAGCTGGCCAGCCGCGACGAGCAGATCGTCGATGCACGGGTGCGCTATGGCAGCTACGACGACTCGGAAGTCGCCTTCGGCATCAACCAGGCCCTGGCCGGCAACCCGGCCGAGGCCCGGCATTTCGCCCGCCTGGACTTCAGCCGTGGCCACGGCAATGGCTATGTCGATCGTAACGAGCGCTGGACCGACAGCCTGGCCTTCTCGCTGCTCAGCGACCTGTCGCCCACCCTGACCCATACCTTGGCCCTGGAGTACCAAGAGGACAAGGAAGACAGCCCCTACTGGGGCGCGCCGATCCTGCCGGGGCGCAGCACCATGAAGATCGACCGGCACCGGCGCTTCGAGAACTACAACGTCGCCGACGGCCGCTACGAACAGCGCGTGCGCTGGCTGCGCTCGATCCTGGATTACCAGGTCAGCGACAGTACCCGCGTGCAGAACACCCTGTACCACTACAATGCCCAGCGCGACTACCGCAACCTGGAGCGCTACGCCTACAACGACGCCGGCAATGTCGTGCGCTCCGGCCCCTACCTGCAGCGCCACGAACAGCGGGTACTGGGCGACCGTATCGAACTGCGCCACGACCACGCGCTGTTCGGCCTGGCCAGCCAATGGGCGCTGGGCCTGGACTATTCGCGCATGCGCCAGACGCTCTACCCTACGTCCGGCAACTGGAGCGATGTAGTCGACCCGGACCACTTCGACCCCGGTAGCTTCGAGGACATCCCTGGCGTGAACAATGGCCTGAGCAAGCAACGCCACCACGAAGTGACCAACCGCGCCCTGTTCACTGAAAACCGCCTGCAGCTCACCGAGCGCCTGGCCCTGCTGACTGGCTTGCGCTACGACTACCTGGACATGCAGGTGCACAACTATGGCCCGGTCTCGGCCACCAGCCCGGCCTACTTCGAACGCCGCTGGGAGCCCCTGAGTGGGCGTGTCGGCCTGACCTACGCCTTGACGCCGTCGGCCAGCATATACCTGCAATACAGTACCGCCGCCGATCTGCCGGCCGGCGCCCTGGCGTCTGCCACCTACTCCAACGTGGGTTTGTTCGACCTGTCCAAAGGCGAGCAGTGGGAAGCGGGCAGCAAGTTCGACTTCCTCGACGGGCGCGGCGCGGCGACGCTGGCGGTGTACCAGATCGTGCGCAAGGACTTCGCGGTGCGCGACGCCAACGACCCCAACGTGACCGTCCAGGCGGGCCAGCAGACTTCGCGCGGCATCGAAGTGTCCGGCCGGCTGCAGGTCACGCCGAGGCTACTGGCCGAGGCCAACTATGCCTATGTCGATGCCAAGTACGATGATTTCAACGAAGCGGTCGGCGGCGAATCGGTATCGCGCAAGGGCAATACCCCGGTCAACGTCCCGGCCAACGTCGCCAACCTGTGGCTCACCTACGCCCTCACTCCGGCCTGGGCCGCGGGGATGGATGTGCGCTATGTGGACTCCGTATACGCGGACAATGCCAATACGCTCCAAGCCCCTGCCTATACCCTGTTCGGTGTGTTCACCCGCTATCGCCTGGACGAACACACCGCGATCACCGCACGGGTGCGTAACCTGACCGATGAGCTGTATGCCAAGCAGGCGTATGGCACGCAGTACTACATGGGCGCACCGCGCACGTTCGAGGTGGCGATGGACCTGCGGTTCTAG
- a CDS encoding MFS transporter produces the protein MPIPHEVSPATLRRVIAASAIGNFVEWFDFAVYGFLATLIASLFFTGEDSSIALLKTFAVFAVAFALRPLGGIVFGALGDRLGRKRILSLTILLMAGSTTLIGLLPTYASIGLAAPLLLTLARCLQGFSAGGEYAGACAYLMEHAPQDKRAFYGSFVPVSTFSAFACAAVIAYALEASLTPEAMSSWGWRVPFLIAAPLGLVGLYLRWRMEETPAFREAMAEGKEHSHSPLKDTLRHHGRAIRNLGAFISLTALSFYMFTTYFSTYLQMVGNLTRAQSLLVSTVALLVAAVGCPLAGAFSDRVGRRKTIGFTCLWVMVAVFPAYWLASSGSMSGALLGVILLAIGALLSGVVTAALLSESFPTRTRYTASAITYNVAYTLFGGTAPLVATWLISQTGSSLAPAFYLVAIALVALLGGLALPETSRISLHEEIGERQAEAT, from the coding sequence ATGCCCATACCCCATGAGGTATCCCCCGCCACCCTGCGCCGGGTGATCGCCGCCTCGGCCATTGGCAACTTCGTCGAATGGTTCGACTTCGCCGTCTATGGTTTCCTCGCCACGCTGATCGCCAGCCTGTTCTTCACCGGCGAGGATTCGAGCATCGCCCTGCTCAAGACCTTCGCGGTGTTCGCCGTGGCGTTCGCCCTGCGCCCGTTGGGCGGCATCGTGTTCGGCGCCTTGGGCGATCGTCTGGGACGCAAGCGCATCCTGTCGCTGACGATCCTGCTGATGGCCGGCTCCACGACCCTGATCGGCCTGCTGCCGACCTACGCCAGCATCGGCCTGGCAGCGCCCTTGCTGCTGACCCTGGCCCGGTGCCTGCAGGGCTTTTCGGCCGGTGGCGAATATGCCGGTGCCTGCGCCTACCTGATGGAGCATGCGCCCCAGGACAAACGCGCCTTCTACGGCAGCTTCGTGCCGGTGTCGACCTTTTCGGCCTTCGCCTGTGCAGCGGTGATCGCCTATGCCCTGGAAGCCAGCCTGACGCCCGAGGCGATGAGCAGCTGGGGTTGGCGGGTTCCCTTCCTGATCGCGGCACCGCTGGGGCTGGTGGGCCTATACCTGCGCTGGCGCATGGAGGAAACCCCAGCCTTCCGCGAGGCCATGGCTGAGGGCAAGGAACATAGTCATTCGCCGCTCAAGGACACCCTGCGCCATCACGGCCGGGCAATCCGCAACCTAGGGGCTTTCATTTCCCTGACCGCGCTGTCGTTCTACATGTTCACCACCTATTTCTCCACCTACCTGCAGATGGTCGGCAACCTGACCCGTGCCCAGTCGCTGCTGGTGTCCACCGTGGCGCTGCTGGTGGCTGCCGTCGGCTGCCCCCTGGCCGGTGCGTTCTCCGACCGCGTCGGACGGCGCAAGACCATTGGCTTTACCTGCCTGTGGGTGATGGTGGCGGTGTTTCCGGCCTACTGGCTGGCCAGCTCGGGGTCGATGTCAGGCGCCTTGCTGGGGGTGATCCTGTTGGCGATCGGCGCCTTGCTCAGCGGCGTGGTCACCGCCGCGCTGCTCTCGGAAAGCTTCCCGACCCGCACCCGCTACACCGCCTCGGCGATCACCTACAACGTGGCCTACACCCTATTCGGAGGCACCGCACCGCTGGTGGCGACCTGGCTGATCAGCCAGACCGGCAGCAGCCTGGCGCCAGCGTTCTATCTGGTGGCGATCGCCCTGGTGGCGTTGCTCGGTGGCTTGGCACTGCCGGAGACCTCGCGGATTTCGTTGCATGAGGAAATCGGTGAGCGTCAGGCTGAAGCGACGTAG